In a genomic window of Meriones unguiculatus strain TT.TT164.6M chromosome 8, Bangor_MerUng_6.1, whole genome shotgun sequence:
- the Tmem184b gene encoding transmembrane protein 184B isoform X1, with amino-acid sequence MGPFPAPPHPPGKEGIAVASDVHCRPARHSFQGILSGSVLLLGTMTVRGAALAPDPAAPTTAAASPSVSATPEGSPTAMEQPMFLMTPAAQAISGFFVWTALLITCHQIYMHLRCYSRPNEQRHIVRILFIVPIYAFDSWLSLLFFTNDQYYVYFSTIRDCYEAFVIYNFLSLCYEYLGGESAIMSEIRGKAIESSCMYGTCCLWGKSYSIGFLRFCKQATLQFCVVKPLMAVITVILQAFGKYRDGDFDVTSGYLYVTIIYNISVSLALYALFLFYFATRELLSPYSPVLKFFMVKSVIFLSFWQGMLLAILEKCGAIPKINSARVSVGEGTVAAGYQDFIICVEMFFAALALRHAFTYKVYADKSLDTQVLTYGPYGRCAPMKSISSSLKETMSPHDIVQDAIHNFSPAYQQYTQQSTLEPGPAWRGGTHSLSRSHSLSGARDNEKTLLLSSDDEF; translated from the exons GCCAGCCCGTCATTCATTCCAAGGCATTCTCTCAGGGAGCGTGCTGCTGCTGGGAACCATGACAGTGAGGGGGGCTGCGCTGGCCCCCGACCCAGCAGCACCCACCACCGCAGCAGCCTCACCTAGCGTCTCTGCCACCCCCGAGGGCAGTCCCACAGCCATGGAGCAGCCCATGTTCCTGATGACCCCCGCCGCCCAGGCCATCTCCGGCTTCTTTGTGTGGACAGCTCTCCTCATCACCTGCCACCAG ATCTACATGCACCTGCGCTGCTACAGCCGCCCCAACGAGCAGCGCCACATTGTACGAATCCTCTTCATCGTGCCCATCTATGCCTTCGACTCCTGGCTCAGCCTTCTCTTCTTCACCAACGACCAGTACTACGTGTACTTCAGCACCATCCGTGACTGCTATGAGG CCTTCGTCATCTACAACTTCCTGAGCCTGTGCTATGAGTACCTTGGGGGGGAGAGTGCCATCATGTCTGAGATCAGAGGAAAGGCCATCGA GTCGAGCTGTATGTACGGCACGTGCTGCCTCTGGGGGAAGAGCTACTCCATTGGCTTCCTGCGGTTCTGCAAACAG GCCACCCTACAGTTCTGTGTGGTGAAGCCACTCATGGCCGTCATCACCGTTATTCTCCAGGCCTTCGGCAAGTACCGGGACGGGGACTTTGA TGTCACCAGTGGGTACCTCTATGTGACCATCATCTACAACATCTCAGTCAGCCTGGCCCTCTAcgccctcttcctcttctacttcGCCACGCGGGAGCTGCTCAGCCCCTACAGCCCTGTCCTTAAGTTCTTCATGGTCAAGTCCGtcatctttctctccttctggcAAG GCATGCTTCTGGCCATCTTAGAGAAGTGTGGGGCCATCCCCAAGATCAACTCAGCCCGCGTGTCAGTGGGTGAGGGCACTGTGGCTGCTGGCTACCAGGACTTCATCATCTGTGTTGAGATGTTCTTCGCAGCCTTGGCCCTGCGGCATGCCTTCACCTACAAGGTCTACGCTGACAAGAGCCTGGACACTCAAG TGCTGACGTACGGCCCATACG GCCGCTGTGCCCCCATGAAGAGCATCTCCAGCAGCCTCAAAGAGACCATGAGCCCACACGACATTGTGCAGGACGCCATCCACAACTTCTCCCCTGCCTACCAGCAGTACACGCAGCAGTCCACGCTGGAGCCTGGGCCCGCCTGGCGTGGCGGCACCCACAGCCTCTCCAGGTCCCACAGCCTCAGCGGCGCCCGGGACAACGAGAAGACTCTGTTGCTCAGCTCTGACGATGAGTTCTAG
- the Tmem184b gene encoding transmembrane protein 184B isoform X2, with protein sequence MGPFPAPPHPPGKEGIAVASDVHCRPARHSFQGILSGSVLLLGTMTVRGAALAPDPAAPTTAAASPSVSATPEGSPTAMEQPMFLMTPAAQAISGFFVWTALLITCHQIYMHLRCYSRPNEQRHIVRILFIVPIYAFDSWLSLLFFTNDQYYVYFSTIRDCYEAFVIYNFLSLCYEYLGGESAIMSEIRGKAIESSCMYGTCCLWGKSYSIGFLRFCKQATLQFCVVKPLMAVITVILQAFGKYRDGDFDVTSGYLYVTIIYNISVSLALYALFLFYFATRELLSPYSPVLKFFMVKSVIFLSFWQGMLLAILEKCGAIPKINSARVSVGEGTVAAGYQDFIICVEMFFAALALRHAFTYKVYADKSLDTQGRCAPMKSISSSLKETMSPHDIVQDAIHNFSPAYQQYTQQSTLEPGPAWRGGTHSLSRSHSLSGARDNEKTLLLSSDDEF encoded by the exons GCCAGCCCGTCATTCATTCCAAGGCATTCTCTCAGGGAGCGTGCTGCTGCTGGGAACCATGACAGTGAGGGGGGCTGCGCTGGCCCCCGACCCAGCAGCACCCACCACCGCAGCAGCCTCACCTAGCGTCTCTGCCACCCCCGAGGGCAGTCCCACAGCCATGGAGCAGCCCATGTTCCTGATGACCCCCGCCGCCCAGGCCATCTCCGGCTTCTTTGTGTGGACAGCTCTCCTCATCACCTGCCACCAG ATCTACATGCACCTGCGCTGCTACAGCCGCCCCAACGAGCAGCGCCACATTGTACGAATCCTCTTCATCGTGCCCATCTATGCCTTCGACTCCTGGCTCAGCCTTCTCTTCTTCACCAACGACCAGTACTACGTGTACTTCAGCACCATCCGTGACTGCTATGAGG CCTTCGTCATCTACAACTTCCTGAGCCTGTGCTATGAGTACCTTGGGGGGGAGAGTGCCATCATGTCTGAGATCAGAGGAAAGGCCATCGA GTCGAGCTGTATGTACGGCACGTGCTGCCTCTGGGGGAAGAGCTACTCCATTGGCTTCCTGCGGTTCTGCAAACAG GCCACCCTACAGTTCTGTGTGGTGAAGCCACTCATGGCCGTCATCACCGTTATTCTCCAGGCCTTCGGCAAGTACCGGGACGGGGACTTTGA TGTCACCAGTGGGTACCTCTATGTGACCATCATCTACAACATCTCAGTCAGCCTGGCCCTCTAcgccctcttcctcttctacttcGCCACGCGGGAGCTGCTCAGCCCCTACAGCCCTGTCCTTAAGTTCTTCATGGTCAAGTCCGtcatctttctctccttctggcAAG GCATGCTTCTGGCCATCTTAGAGAAGTGTGGGGCCATCCCCAAGATCAACTCAGCCCGCGTGTCAGTGGGTGAGGGCACTGTGGCTGCTGGCTACCAGGACTTCATCATCTGTGTTGAGATGTTCTTCGCAGCCTTGGCCCTGCGGCATGCCTTCACCTACAAGGTCTACGCTGACAAGAGCCTGGACACTCAAG GCCGCTGTGCCCCCATGAAGAGCATCTCCAGCAGCCTCAAAGAGACCATGAGCCCACACGACATTGTGCAGGACGCCATCCACAACTTCTCCCCTGCCTACCAGCAGTACACGCAGCAGTCCACGCTGGAGCCTGGGCCCGCCTGGCGTGGCGGCACCCACAGCCTCTCCAGGTCCCACAGCCTCAGCGGCGCCCGGGACAACGAGAAGACTCTGTTGCTCAGCTCTGACGATGAGTTCTAG
- the Tmem184b gene encoding transmembrane protein 184B isoform X3 produces the protein MTVRGAALAPDPAAPTTAAASPSVSATPEGSPTAMEQPMFLMTPAAQAISGFFVWTALLITCHQIYMHLRCYSRPNEQRHIVRILFIVPIYAFDSWLSLLFFTNDQYYVYFSTIRDCYEAFVIYNFLSLCYEYLGGESAIMSEIRGKAIESSCMYGTCCLWGKSYSIGFLRFCKQATLQFCVVKPLMAVITVILQAFGKYRDGDFDVTSGYLYVTIIYNISVSLALYALFLFYFATRELLSPYSPVLKFFMVKSVIFLSFWQGMLLAILEKCGAIPKINSARVSVGEGTVAAGYQDFIICVEMFFAALALRHAFTYKVYADKSLDTQVLTYGPYGRCAPMKSISSSLKETMSPHDIVQDAIHNFSPAYQQYTQQSTLEPGPAWRGGTHSLSRSHSLSGARDNEKTLLLSSDDEF, from the exons ATGACAGTGAGGGGGGCTGCGCTGGCCCCCGACCCAGCAGCACCCACCACCGCAGCAGCCTCACCTAGCGTCTCTGCCACCCCCGAGGGCAGTCCCACAGCCATGGAGCAGCCCATGTTCCTGATGACCCCCGCCGCCCAGGCCATCTCCGGCTTCTTTGTGTGGACAGCTCTCCTCATCACCTGCCACCAG ATCTACATGCACCTGCGCTGCTACAGCCGCCCCAACGAGCAGCGCCACATTGTACGAATCCTCTTCATCGTGCCCATCTATGCCTTCGACTCCTGGCTCAGCCTTCTCTTCTTCACCAACGACCAGTACTACGTGTACTTCAGCACCATCCGTGACTGCTATGAGG CCTTCGTCATCTACAACTTCCTGAGCCTGTGCTATGAGTACCTTGGGGGGGAGAGTGCCATCATGTCTGAGATCAGAGGAAAGGCCATCGA GTCGAGCTGTATGTACGGCACGTGCTGCCTCTGGGGGAAGAGCTACTCCATTGGCTTCCTGCGGTTCTGCAAACAG GCCACCCTACAGTTCTGTGTGGTGAAGCCACTCATGGCCGTCATCACCGTTATTCTCCAGGCCTTCGGCAAGTACCGGGACGGGGACTTTGA TGTCACCAGTGGGTACCTCTATGTGACCATCATCTACAACATCTCAGTCAGCCTGGCCCTCTAcgccctcttcctcttctacttcGCCACGCGGGAGCTGCTCAGCCCCTACAGCCCTGTCCTTAAGTTCTTCATGGTCAAGTCCGtcatctttctctccttctggcAAG GCATGCTTCTGGCCATCTTAGAGAAGTGTGGGGCCATCCCCAAGATCAACTCAGCCCGCGTGTCAGTGGGTGAGGGCACTGTGGCTGCTGGCTACCAGGACTTCATCATCTGTGTTGAGATGTTCTTCGCAGCCTTGGCCCTGCGGCATGCCTTCACCTACAAGGTCTACGCTGACAAGAGCCTGGACACTCAAG TGCTGACGTACGGCCCATACG GCCGCTGTGCCCCCATGAAGAGCATCTCCAGCAGCCTCAAAGAGACCATGAGCCCACACGACATTGTGCAGGACGCCATCCACAACTTCTCCCCTGCCTACCAGCAGTACACGCAGCAGTCCACGCTGGAGCCTGGGCCCGCCTGGCGTGGCGGCACCCACAGCCTCTCCAGGTCCCACAGCCTCAGCGGCGCCCGGGACAACGAGAAGACTCTGTTGCTCAGCTCTGACGATGAGTTCTAG
- the Maff gene encoding transcription factor MafF isoform X2, which produces MSVDPLSSKALKVKRELSENTPHLSDEALMGLSVRELNRNLRGLSAEEVTRLKQRRRTLKNRGYAASCRVKRVCQKEELQKQKSELEREVDKLARENAAMRLELDALRGKCEALQGFARSVAAARGPAALVAPASVITIVKSTPGPAPAPAPAPCS; this is translated from the exons ATGTCCGTGGATCCCTTGTCCAGCAAAGCCCTGAAG GTCAAGCGAGAACTGAGTGAGAACACGCCGCACCTGTCGGACGAGGCGCTGATGGGGCTGTCTGTGCGCGAGCTGAACCGCAACCTGCGCGGGCTGTCGGCGGAGGAGGTGACGCGGCTGAAGCAGCGGCGCCGCACCCTCAAGAACCGCGGCTACGCGGCCAGCTGCCGCGTGAAGCGCGTGTGCCAGAAGGAGGAGCTGCAGAAGCAGAAGTCCGAGCTGGAGCGCGAGGTGGACAAGCTGGCGCGCGAGAACGCCGCCATGCGCCTGGAGCTCGACGCGCTGCGCGGCAAGTGCGAGGCGCTGCAGGGCTTCGCGCGCTCCGTGGCCGCGGCCCGTGGCCCCGCCGCGCTGGTGGCGCCCGCCAGCGTCATCACCATCGTCAAGTCGACGCCAGGCCCCGCCCCTGCGCCCGCCCCCGCCCCCTGCTCCTAG
- the Maff gene encoding transcription factor MafF isoform X1: MRNKSPSEGSGSVRGHARPPALRAPTAKMSVDPLSSKALKVKRELSENTPHLSDEALMGLSVRELNRNLRGLSAEEVTRLKQRRRTLKNRGYAASCRVKRVCQKEELQKQKSELEREVDKLARENAAMRLELDALRGKCEALQGFARSVAAARGPAALVAPASVITIVKSTPGPAPAPAPAPCS; encoded by the exons ATGCGGAATAAGAGCCCGAGTGAAGGAAGTGGCTCAGTCCGTGGTCACGCCag GCCTCCAGCCCTGAGGGCACCTACTGCGAAAATGTCCGTGGATCCCTTGTCCAGCAAAGCCCTGAAG GTCAAGCGAGAACTGAGTGAGAACACGCCGCACCTGTCGGACGAGGCGCTGATGGGGCTGTCTGTGCGCGAGCTGAACCGCAACCTGCGCGGGCTGTCGGCGGAGGAGGTGACGCGGCTGAAGCAGCGGCGCCGCACCCTCAAGAACCGCGGCTACGCGGCCAGCTGCCGCGTGAAGCGCGTGTGCCAGAAGGAGGAGCTGCAGAAGCAGAAGTCCGAGCTGGAGCGCGAGGTGGACAAGCTGGCGCGCGAGAACGCCGCCATGCGCCTGGAGCTCGACGCGCTGCGCGGCAAGTGCGAGGCGCTGCAGGGCTTCGCGCGCTCCGTGGCCGCGGCCCGTGGCCCCGCCGCGCTGGTGGCGCCCGCCAGCGTCATCACCATCGTCAAGTCGACGCCAGGCCCCGCCCCTGCGCCCGCCCCCGCCCCCTGCTCCTAG